One genomic segment of Gemmatimonas aurantiaca includes these proteins:
- the efp gene encoding elongation factor P has product MAFSATQIRRGMVLVFEGDPCRVVEFRHHTPGNLRAMVQAKLKNLRTGSSFEHRFRAADTIVKADMETHELEFLYQGGDSYHFMNSENYDQLEMDEESLGDSAPWMQPGMKILAEYYNGRPIGIQLPNSLVFEIVETTPVVRGATKTASSKPAKLENGVTVNVPEFIEQGTRVRVNPSTGEYLDRAKD; this is encoded by the coding sequence ATGGCTTTTTCCGCAACCCAGATCCGCCGTGGCATGGTTCTCGTCTTCGAAGGCGATCCGTGCCGTGTCGTTGAATTCCGGCATCACACGCCGGGGAACCTGCGCGCGATGGTGCAGGCGAAGCTGAAGAACCTGCGCACCGGGTCGAGCTTCGAACATCGTTTCCGTGCGGCCGACACGATCGTGAAGGCGGACATGGAAACGCACGAACTGGAGTTCCTGTATCAGGGTGGGGATTCGTACCACTTCATGAACAGCGAGAACTACGACCAGCTCGAAATGGACGAAGAGTCGCTGGGCGATTCGGCGCCGTGGATGCAGCCGGGGATGAAGATCCTGGCGGAGTATTACAACGGCCGGCCGATCGGCATTCAGTTGCCGAATTCGCTGGTGTTCGAGATCGTCGAGACGACGCCGGTGGTGCGTGGGGCCACGAAGACGGCCTCGTCGAAGCCGGCGAAGCTCGAGAACGGTGTGACGGTGAACGTGCCGGAATTCATCGAACAGGGCACCCGCGTGCGCGTGAATCCGAGCACCGGCGAGTACCTCGATCGCGCGAAGGACTGA
- a CDS encoding arylesterase — translation MRWQAEVRWIGRRVEQWVGRRERRRAGRVLAAGVSLALLACGGKGDTSANGRGASGDSGAGVGADASRGAVAENTPRGTDGAASRRDGGGGIPRVVFLGTSLTAGLGVAPEQAYPARLQAKADSAGYAVRIVNAGLSGETSAGALRRAAWVLDQPAALVVLEVGANDGLRGVDPDSTYVNLVKLVDAVHEYQPAARVVLIQMEAPTNLGQRYTTRFHAAYERAARVAVVALWPFLLEGVAGVPALNQADGIHPNVVGAQRVADAVWGSLEPTLMDLGIVPLAADTLPKRPRTQ, via the coding sequence ATGCGTTGGCAAGCAGAGGTTCGTTGGATCGGACGGCGGGTCGAGCAGTGGGTCGGACGGCGGGAACGGCGACGCGCTGGCCGGGTGCTGGCCGCGGGCGTGTCGCTGGCCCTGCTCGCGTGCGGAGGCAAAGGGGACACCTCTGCCAACGGGCGTGGCGCCTCCGGGGATTCAGGCGCCGGTGTGGGAGCGGATGCCAGCCGAGGTGCCGTCGCGGAGAATACACCGCGGGGCACGGATGGCGCCGCTTCCCGCAGGGACGGGGGCGGGGGCATCCCGCGGGTGGTGTTTCTGGGCACCAGTCTCACGGCCGGTCTGGGGGTGGCGCCGGAGCAGGCCTATCCGGCGCGGTTGCAGGCCAAGGCGGATTCGGCCGGGTACGCCGTGCGGATCGTGAACGCGGGGTTGAGCGGGGAGACGTCGGCCGGTGCGCTCCGTCGCGCGGCCTGGGTGCTGGACCAGCCGGCGGCGCTGGTGGTGCTGGAGGTGGGGGCCAATGACGGGCTCCGGGGAGTGGACCCCGATTCGACCTACGTCAATCTGGTGAAGCTGGTGGACGCCGTGCACGAGTATCAGCCGGCGGCCCGGGTCGTGCTGATCCAGATGGAGGCGCCGACGAACCTCGGTCAGCGTTATACGACGCGTTTTCACGCGGCCTACGAGCGGGCGGCCCGGGTGGCCGTCGTGGCGCTGTGGCCGTTTCTGCTGGAGGGGGTCGCGGGCGTGCCGGCGCTCAATCAGGCCGACGGGATCCACCCCAATGTGGTGGGGGCCCAACGGGTCGCCGATGCCGTGTGGGGCAGCCTCGAACCGACGCTGATGGATCTGGGCATCGTCCCGCTGGCGGCGGACACACTTCCAAAACGTCCCCGAACGCAGTAA